The region GACCTGCCATTTAGATTCATGTTATACTGTCCATGGGCAAGAAGAGAGGCTCGTGGAATCGCTCAAATTGGCAGATGAAATGCCAACTATATCATTTCCACGAGATAGATTAACGATCCATGTTAACGGTGATTCGACAGATTGGCGATATGTGAACAGTATGGAGTAACCCGCTGGAAGGGCGGTCTTAGCACAACTGCCGGGGATTGTGTGTAGAGAAAATACAAAGCCTGTTTTCGCACATCGGACGGTTGTTTGAATATGCAATTTTCAGAGATTGCCCCGTCACATCTCGTCATATCCCATCACGTTGACCCTGTGTTTAGAAACGATATTGAATACTGAACCGTTGAGTTACCTCACAGATACGGTAATCTCGGCACCATGTGCAAAAATTGAGACCAAATCTATTCGCAGGATTTGACGGCAGTATCGGAACGCTTGGCTTGCTCTTGCCTGACTGCCGAAGCCATTTCTGTTGCATTTCGAGAGCTGAGTCTCACTTCTGTGCCATCGGTTCTCTCTATGTGTACCGTCCCCTCTATGTCTCCCCCAACGTACCGATGTTTATCAACCAAGATATCATCCGATAAGTCGCTCAAAGTGAGTAGAAGCGGGATAGCGTATCGGTACATCGGGCTGACATACTCTTCCATCAAGTTCTGAGTAGGGTTCTCCTCCACAGACTCGATCTCGGCATAATCAACGAGCTTAGTTCTCACAATCCCGATCGGCAGTTGAACGATGTCTTTGTACACACCATCATCTTCCACGGTAATTTGAAATGTGAGAGACTTCAGCATAATCACGCATAGGACACAGACGAGTAGCAAGGAGATGCCTAATCTCAATGAGAATAGAAAAGTAACCACAGTCGGGGCTACGAATATGGCGAGGAGCTTGTACGCCGTTCGATTTTGCATCCTGAACCGTTCAGAGTACATATGTCCTGAGTAGCCTACTGACACAATAGTGACGAGTCGTGGGTTGTCTGTTTGTGGTTGTTTAACTTGTGGTCAGTGTTGGTTCGTTGTTTTATTATACTAACTCAGTACGGATTCCAGAAGTACACTAACCCACCATACAAGACTGCATTCACGCCTGCCAGTGAGAGTGCTGAAAGGAGGCTTCTGTCGGTGAACAGATACCCGCATACGAAAATGATCACGAACCAGAGGAGACCCTGCACAATCGGACTCTGTCCGAGTGACTGAATATCTGTGTCGACGAAGGACATCAATTGTCGAGTTGGATTCGTCGAATAAAACGTCCGTTGAGACTCTCTCAGTCAGTAATTCATTTGTTATCATAGACGCAGGAATAACTTCAATTATGATGTTGAAAAGTAGTGTTGACACTCGCTGTTATCAAACGGCGATGGACAGTGTAAGCGCACTTTCCTCAAAAGATACCATGATTGGAATTGAAGAGGATTCAATCTCCCCGTCGTCAGGTAGCGTAGAGAAGATAATTAATCAATTAGTCGAGACTATTCACGAGCTGCAAGACAGTCTGTCGGAAGTTCGTATCGGCTTAAAGAATCTGTTGAAGTCAAATTTGTGCGTTCTTAACCGAGTTTGGCGTCTAATATGAAATACTCAAAATTTAATCAGTATTCCTCTTGATCAGAGTTATCCGAGTCAGTATTGATTCTTCTATCTGATTGATAACGCTCTGCCCTGCCTTTGTTGTGCTCGTCGATATTAATTAGATAGTCCGGAAATCAGTGTTCTCACAGCTGTATATCAGGTGAGGTATCGTCTGAGTGACCAATATTAATTCACCGGGGACAGGTGCTCCTGATCAACGAGACAATAATCACTCATATCGTCTTGTTTGCGGGCTGTCTGGACAGTCGTTTTTGAAGCCCACCCGATTATCTGGATGTAATTTTGTTTTTACCTTATGTAACAATCTGCTTTCACCCCGTTCAATTATTACATAAGGTTCAGATCAATTAGTTTTTTGAAATTGTGATTTTTGCATTCAGTACACCGTCCGTATTTAATCGTCGAGGACAAACTCCGTGCTGTTTTCTTCACTCCTCGCTCACTACTTTTTCGTGATAACATACGCTTGACAGACGGGAGGTGTGGAGAACAGGATAATTAAAAAATTTCACATACTGACGTTTGAATAACAGTGAGACCACGATAGTCTTTAAGAGGTTTTATTCAACATATCATATGTCTTATGAGAGTAGAAAAATCATATAATAAATGACTCACATACGGAGCACACTACGATTCGAATTGAGTCTGATACCACAGCCACAACCGATGATACAGTCATATCAATACTGTCATGATCAAGAAAGAATCCTCAACTCCAAACGGCAAATTATCGCCAGCTGATATCCAACCCAGCACTAACCTCCCCGATGTCGACCTCTCCGGCATTGATCTTGTCAGCACTGACTTCACGGATATTAATTTCTACGGTGCTGATCTCTCTGATACCAGTCTCGTGGATGCTAACCTCTCTGCGACCGACCTTTCAAACGCCAGCTTCGATGGTGCCGACCTCTCAGACGTTGACCTTTCAGGTGCCGAACTCTCCGGCGTGAATCTCACGAGTGCAGATCTTACCGAGGCTGACCTCACTGACGCCAACCTTAGAGAAGCCGAACTCACCGCCGCTGACCTCACGCATATCACTCTTACACGTGCCAATCTCTCCTATGCCAAACTCGATAGAGCCAATCTCCGATACGCCTCTCATGGGCTCAGGTAAATAGTGCTGATATCACGGACGCCTGTCTCATTGAAGCCGATTTCTGCCACGCTGACCTCTCTTACACCGATCTTGGAAGAACCGATGTTCGGAGCACAAAATGAGTACAGTACGATTGTATCAAGTAAAGATGGACGAGTGCGAAGAAGGGTATGTCACTGAATCGTATCTCTCTCTACTCGGTGCGTGTGTCCATAGTGACGGTCAGTGGTGAACGGATGACCTCTATGGAATATTGTCCGTTAGAGTGTATATATAATCTCTCGATGGTTATTGATGCATTCACAAGGAATACCGTGGTTTGATACTAATACTCAATGTTGGCAACAGATGTTGATATGAATATCAGTACCTCAGACTTTCTGGAAGAGAGGCAGTGATTTCATCGATTGGCTCTGGTGTGACAGCACGACCTTACGTAACAATTCGTCTCTCATTTTATCCGATAATAGACAAGATGGTGACATACCAACCTCTCAGAATCTTGAGCCGTCACCTCTCTTTGTCACGTGGAAGAGTATTTACTGATTGTAGTTTTATTTGTTACTCGACAGGTGCTAGTGGGAAAGCGCTCTCCATCCATGTCGTACGAGATGCTGATAGAACGTAGTCTCAGATAATGTTAGTCTGCGTGTTGACCGATTATTTGTCCCACTCGACTTTCGGATTCAAGCACGTCGGCGATGATATCCTCATCAGCATTGAATTCGTATTTATAATAGCTCCCACCGTTCGATCCTTTATTCACCTCCATCAGATTGATGAATCCCTTCAGCGATAGCTGATTCAGACGCCGGTGTAATGTCCGTGTCGATACGGTATCACGTCCGATCTGCTGTGCGATTGTCTTGTACTGGTCGTGGATCACTTTTCGTCTGACTGGTGTTCGTCCTTGTCGTGCCAGCGACAGTACTGTGTAGAGCACGACGTGACTTTGTGTTGGTAACGCTTCGAGTTCGTCTTTAACGACGCCACTCTGGACTTGGTGGTATGCCTTTGTGACATGAGAGTCTGTAATCGTCGAATCATTGTTGTCTCGTGCGATGAAACCCGCATTCGAGAGGATATTGATCGCTTCACGAGCGCTTCCGGTGCGCTGTGCGACTTTTGCAGCTGTCAATGGGATTACTTCTTCGGACAGTGCGCCGTCCAAGAACGCTTCATCAGCACGTTGTGAGAGGATTTCCTGTAACTGATCAGCATCATACGGCTTGAAGTGGATCTCGTGTTCACACAGCGTTGATTGGACACGGGCTGACAGTTCATCACGGAACTTGAAATTATTCGAAATGCCGATCAGTCCGATTTTTGTCTCGGTAATGTTCCCGTTCGTATGTGCACGTGGGATTTGATACAACAGTTCATCATCAGATCTGAAACTATCAATTTCATCAAGCACGAACAGGACATGTGTGGCGTCGGTATCCTCAATATGTTCCCACAGTTTTCGATGTACTGTGGAACGGGGATAGCCTGTCGTGTGAATCTCCTGATTTCGGTCACGAAAATGATTCACGAGGTGACACGCAACTTGATAACTCGTTGCATCTTTACAGTTCTGCCAGACAACCTCGACGGAGACGTTGTCGAATTCAACCTGGTCCTCGAGCAACTCATCAAGTATCATTTCTGTTGCGAG is a window of Haloquadratum walsbyi C23 DNA encoding:
- a CDS encoding pentapeptide repeat-containing protein; translated protein: MTDACLIEADFCHADLSYTDLGRTDVRSTK
- a CDS encoding pentapeptide repeat-containing protein, with the protein product MIKKESSTPNGKLSPADIQPSTNLPDVDLSGIDLVSTDFTDINFYGADLSDTSLVDANLSATDLSNASFDGADLSDVDLSGAELSGVNLTSADLTEADLTDANLREAELTAADLTHITLTRANLSYAKLDRANLRYASHGLR
- a CDS encoding Cdc6/Cdc18 family protein; translated protein: MGRFTQTDAVFDNEEVLTDGYTPDTLIAREDEMSTYVEVLQSVANGASPRNIFVYGDTGVGKTLATEMILDELLEDQVEFDNVSVEVVWQNCKDATSYQVACHLVNHFRDRNQEIHTTGYPRSTVHRKLWEHIEDTDATHVLFVLDEIDSFRSDDELLYQIPRAHTNGNITETKIGLIGISNNFKFRDELSARVQSTLCEHEIHFKPYDADQLQEILSQRADEAFLDGALSEEVIPLTAAKVAQRTGSAREAINILSNAGFIARDNNDSTITDSHVTKAYHQVQSGVVKDELEALPTQSHVVLYTVLSLARQGRTPVRRKVIHDQYKTIAQQIGRDTVSTRTLHRRLNQLSLKGFINLMEVNKGSNGGSYYKYEFNADEDIIADVLESESRVGQIIGQHAD